The sequence GTGCCGGACGACCTCGTCGGCACCGACTACTACCGGCCCAGCCAGCATGGTGCCGAGCGAGCCGTCGCCGACCGACTGCCGCTGCTGCGGCGGATCATTCGCCAGTCGTCGCCAACGGCTGACCGCCGGCCGACGGCGTCCTGCGGTGCCGGGTTGGGCAACAGCCGCCCACCCGAGAGATCGGGTGACGACGCGGCGTACGAGGGTGGCAGAGACGCCACTGAGGAGGGGCAGCAGTGAAGTCGCGAGGGGCGGACCGGCCCGAGGAGGGCGCTGACGAGCGGCGCAAAGGGCGCCGCTGGGGGCGGGGGAAGTCCGAGGCCGCGGCCGGGGAGCCGGTCAGCGGCGAGGAGTTCGGCTGGATCGACGACCTGCGTACGGCCAAGGCACAGCGGGCGGAACTGGGTCCGGAGGGCGAGCCCGGCCCGTCCTCGCCGCCGCAGCGGCCCGGCGTCGACCCGCGTCCGAGCGGCGCTGGAGCCGCACCGCCCGTTCGGCGAGACGCGCCCGAAGCGCCGCATCCGCGCCCCGCTGCTGGCCCGCGCCCCGGCTCGGCGGAGCCCGCCGCCCCTCCCGGCCCCCCGGCTCCTTCTGGCCTCCCGGCCTCTTCCGGGCCCTCGGCTCCTCCCGGGCCCTCGGCTCCTCCCGGGCCCTCGGCTCCTCCCGGGCCCTCGGCTCCTCCCGGGCCCCCGGCTCCTCCCGGGCCCCCGGCCCCCCGGGCCCACGGACGCGGTGGTCCACCCGGTCCGCCCACCTCCGAGCCGGTCGGCCGTGGCCGCCCGCCAACGCCGGTCCGTCCTCCGGCCACCGCTGCGCCCCAGCCGGGCCCCGCTCCATCGGCCGGCCGGGGCGGACGACGTGGCGCCGGTGAGCCGATGGGCGCCCCGGGTGCCCTGCCGGCTGCCCCTGGCAGGGCCGGTGAGTCGACCGGCGGGACTCCTCCCGTCGTAGGTGGACACCGTGCGGCAGCGGAGGGCGGTACGCCCGGCCACCGTGCTGCCCCGTCGCCCGGTGGTGTGGCCCGGCACGGCCGACGGGAGACGCCGGAGGAGGACAGCGCGGCACCGCGTGGCCGCCGGTCCGCCCCCGAGGGCGGCCCGGGGCGGGCCAGCCCCGCGGTGAACACCGACGTCCCGAGCCCGCGAACCGGCAGCGCCGACCCGGCCACCGGCGAGGGCCGTCGAGCTCGACCGGAGCGGCCCGCCGACTGGCTACGGCAGGCAGGCCGTACGTCCCACCAGACCGACCCCACGCTGCGTTCCCTGAATCAACCGGCGGTCCCCCCGGGGTCGCCGGTAGCCCCGCGTAGCGGGCCACCCGTCGGTGGCCGGGTGCCCGCTGACGGTCCGCGTTCCGGACCCGAACCGACCCGCGGTGGTCCCGCCGCCGGGCGAGCGCGGCCCGATCACGGCGGCGGCCCGCGGGGTGCCCACGCCGCCGGTCCGCCCCCGGGAGCGGCTGGCCCCGCGCGGCCACACCCGCCCGCTGGGCCGGCCGCCGAGCGGCCCCGTCCGTCCGCCGCCGCGAGCGGCGCTGTCGGTGAGCCGCCCTCCGGCCCGGGCGCTGTCCGTGCGGACCGGCCGCCACCCCAACGGGCCGCCGCCGGGCCGCCGCCGGGCACGGTTGCCCCGCGGCGGGCTGGCACGCCGAATCCCCTACCGGGCGGAGCGCCTCCGCCCGGCGTAGCCCGGCCCGGCGTCGACCCGGGTGGTCCACCTGGGATGGCCGCACCGCCCGGCCTCGTCCGGCCCGGCGATGCGCCCGCTGGTCCGCGACCCGCGGCTGGGGCGGCCCGGGTCGCCGGCCCCCGTCCCAGCGTGGACGAGCGACCGTCGGGTCGCGCGCTGCCGCCCCCTCGAGAGCCGGCCCGGGCCACCCCCCCGGGAGTTCCGCCTGCGTCGCCGGGAGCAGCGCCGGGCGGGACGCCGCGTGGCTTTGCAGAATCCCCCGCAGTCGACACCGCCGTCCAGGACGGACCCGGCGGAGCCCGCTCGTACCTGCGCCGGCAACCGCAGCGGAGGATCCGGACGGGGGTCCTGGCTCTGGTCAGCATCGTGTTGCTCGGTGTTGTTCCGGCCGTCTTCGGGCTCCAGACGCTCAACCGTGACCCGGTCTTCGACACGCTTGACCAGTTGGCGGTGCCCAGCTGGGCAGCGACCGAGACGGTTGACGATGTCAGTGGCAGTCGCTGGTGTCTGCTGGACTGTCGACTACGCGAGCGTACCGTGGCCTCGGAACGTTCTCCGGAGGAGACCGTCCAGGTCTACGAGGCGTCGCTGCGTGGGGATGGTTGGCGGCCGTGGCAGGTCGACCGTTGCCCCGAGCAACCGGCGAAGGGCAGCTACACCTGCTGGCGGCGAGATGAGCTGACCCTCGATCTGTGGGTACGTGAGCCAGCCTGTGTGCCGCCACCAGTCGACGGCGAGCCGGCGCTCGTGCCGTCCCCGGATCCGTCGACCCAGGCGACGGAGTGCGCCGGCTCGTTGGTGTCGGTGAAGGTGCGTAACGCCATCGATGACGACCGCACGCGACCGCAGCCGAGTACCGACCCGTCGCTCACCGGTGAGGACCCCTTCCCGACCTTGTCCGAGGACCCGCTCGGTGAAGTGACCCCCTCACCGTCCTGAGGCGGTCTCCATCACGGACGGTAGGGTCTGGGCTGGCAGGCCCGCCTGCCCCGGTCGACCAGCGGCGGGGGCGCGCGGTACGGGTGTGGGGATGACGGCGGCTTGCTTCGGAAACGTCCGGCGCCCGCTGATTCGGCTTGAGGAGGACAGGCGTGGACTTTGGAGAGGTCGCGGCGCTGATCGCGGCAATCGCGTTCGCGATGCTGGTGTTGATCCTGGTGCTGCCAATCCTACGGCTGCGGCACACGGTTGATGCGGCCACCCGGATGATCAACGATCTCAACGACCGGACCGCCCCGCTGCTCGGCGAGGTCAACACCACGGTGAAGAACGTCAACACCGCGTTGGATCAGGTGCAGACCTCGTTGGATGGGGTGAATCTCCAGCTCGCCAAGGTCGATACCATGACCAATCACGCGCAGAACATCACCGCCAACGTCGCCAACCTCGCCACAGTCGTCTCCGCCGCCGCCGCGAGCCCGCTGGTCAAGGTGGCTGCCTTCGGCTATGGCGTGCGCCGGGCCACGGCCGCCCGCCGGCATCTGGAGACCGAACGTGAGGTGCGGGACACCATCAAGCAGCAACAGCGAGGCCGCCGGCGCGGTCGCCGCTGAGCAGCGCCGGAGGCGCCTAGGAGGGGGAGAGCATGAGGCGGTTGTTCTGGCTGGGCATTGGGCTGGCCGTAGGCGTGCTGGTGGTCCGCAAGGCCACCCGGACGGCCCAGGCCTACACGCCGGCCGGGATCGCCGGCGGGCTGTCCGAATCCGCTGGCGGCCTGGCCGAGTCGGTACGTAGCTTCGTGTCGGACGTCCGGATCGGAATGGCCGAGCGCGAGCAGGAGATTCACGAGGCCTTCGCGCGCGGCGAGGCGTTCGACGACAACGTCGCCGACCTGCGGGAACACCCGTACACCGGCGACCGAGAGACTTTCCCGGAGGAGCACCAGCGATGAAGACGGCGGAGATCAGGCGGCGGTACCTCGCGCACTTCGAGGCGAACGGTCACGCCGTGGTGCCGTCCGCTCCGCTGCCCGCCATCAGCGACCCGAACCTGCTGTTTGTCGCCGCCGGCATGATGCAGTTCGTCCCCTACTTCCTGGGGCAGCAGACCGCTCCCTACAAGCGGGCCGTCAGCGTGCAGAAGTGCCTCCGTACGCCGGATATCGACGAGGTGGGCAAGACCAGCCGGCACGGCACGTTCTTCCAGATGAACGGCAACTTCTCGTTTGGGGACTACTTCAAGGACGAGGCGATCCCGCTCGCCTGGGAGCTGTCCACCAAGCCGGTTGACGCCGGGGGACTCGGACTCGACCCGGATCGGATCTGGCCGACGGTCTACCTCGACGACGACGAGGCGTTCCAGATCTGGCGATCGGTCGGGGTGCCGGCGGATCGGATCGTGCGTCGCGGCAAGGCTGACAACTTCTGGTCGATGGGCATTCCCGGGCCGTGCGGGCCCTGCTCCGAGCTGTTCTACGACCGTGGCCCCGAGTACGGCCGGGAGGGCGGTCCGGAGGTTGACGAGGATCGGTACCTGGAGTTCTGGAACCTCGTCTTCATGCAGTTCGAGCGGGGACCGGGCACCGGCAAGGAGGACTACCCGATCCTCGGTGACCTGCCGGCGAAGAACATCGACACCGGGATGGGCCTGGAGCGGATGGCCTCCATCCTCCAGGGCGTGGACAACCTCTACGAGATCGACGAGGTGCGGCCGATCCTGGCCAAGGCCGCCGAGCTGACCGGCAAACGGTATGGCGCGCACTCCGGTCAGGTCGCCAGCGAGTCGCACCCGGATGACGTCCGGCTGCGGGTCGTCGCCGACCATGTCCGCACCGCCCTGATGTTGATCGGTGACGGGGTGATCCCGAGTAATGAGGGGCGGGGCTACGTGCTGCGCCGCATCATGCGCCGGGCGATCCGTTCGATCCGGCTGCTGGGCTGGCAGGAACGGGCGATGCCCGAGCTGCTGCCGGTGGCCCGCGACTGCATGTCCGCGTCATACCCGGAGCTGGCGACCGACTTTGGCCGGATCGCCGACTACGCGTACGCGGAGGAGGATGCGTTCCTGTCCACGCTGCGTGCCGGCACCACGATCCTGGACACCGCCATCGCCGAAACCCGTACCGCGGGCCGGCGGGCGATCTCCGGTGCGAAGGCGTTTCAGCTGCACGACACGTACGGCTTCCCGATCGACCTGACCCTGGAGATCGCGAGCGAGCAGGGTCTACAGGTCGACGCCGAGGGTTTCCGTCGGCTGATGGCCGACCAGCGGGCTCGGGCGAAGGCCGACGCGCAGGCCCGTAAGACGGGGCACGTGGACCTGTCCGCGTACCGGACGGTGCTGGACGAGGGCGGCCCGGTCACCTTCACCGGCTACCAGGAGGTCTCCCGCGAGTCGACGGTGCGGGCGGTGCTCGGCGCGGCCAGTCCGCACGCCGCGGCGGTGGAGGGCGAAACGGTCGAGCTGGTCCTCGACACCACCCCGTTCTACGCCGAGGGTGGTGGCCAGCAGCCGGACCTGGGCGTGATCACCGTCGGTGGGGGCCAGGTGGAGGTCCTCGACGTGCAGCAGCCGGTACCGGGGTTGATCGTCCACCGGGCCCGGGTGCTGCGGGGTGAGGTGCGCGTGGGCGAGACCGGCTTCGCCGAGATCGACACTGATCGCCGTCGGGCGATCTCCCGGTCGCACACCGCGACCCACCTCGTGCACCAGACCATGCGCAACTTCCTCGGTGAGTCCGCCACCCAGGCCGGTTCGCTGAACGCACCGGGGCGGCTTCGGTTCGACTTCAACACCCCGACCGGGGTGGCACCGAGCGTCCTGCGGGATGTGGAACAGCAGGTCAACGAGGCGCTCCTCGCCGACCTGGAGGTGCGTGCGTTCGTTACCTCGCTGGCCGAGGCGCGGCGTATCGGTGCGATGGCGCTCTTCGGCGAGAAGTACGGCGAGCAGGTGCGAGTCGTCGAGGTCGGTGACTACGCGCGAGAGCTGTGCGGTGGTACCCACGTGGGCCGTTCCGGCCAGCTCGGCCTGGTGAAGATCCTTTCTGAGTCGTCGATCGGGTCCGGGGTTCGCCGGGTCGAGGCGTTGGTCGGGATTGACGCGTTCAACTTCCTTGCCCGCGAGCACCTGCTCGTCGCCCGCCTCGCCGAGCTGTACCGGGTGCCATCCGACCAGGTCGCGGAGCGGGTGGAGCAGACCGTCACCCAGCTGCGCGACGCCGAGAAGGAACTGGAGAAGCTCCGCGCGCAGCTGGTGCTCGGCGGCGCGGCCGCCCTCGCTGCCCAGGCGAGCGAGGTGCGTGGGGTGGCGTACGTCGGGACCGAGGCGCCCGAGGGTGCGGCCGGCAACGATGTGCGGACCCTCGCGCAGGAGATCCGGAGCCGGATCGATCCGGCGCGTCCTGCGGTGGTCGCGGTGGCGGCCCGGGCGAACGGCAAGGCTTCCCTGGTGGTGGCGGTCAACCCAGCGGCGCGCAGTCAGGGGCTGTCAGCGGCGGATCTGGTCAAGGTAGCCTTCGCCGGCCGGGGTGGGGGCAGCCCCGAGTTGGCCCAGGGGGGCGGTCTGCCGGCGGCGGAGGCGCCGGGGTTGCTTCGGACCGTCGAGAATGCCATCGCCGGGGCGTAAGGTGCCGGGGGGTAACCGGCACCGGAGGCCCAGCCCGCTCGTTCTCCCAGGGAGGTGACCATTCGTGGCTGAGTGGTCCCGGGGCGTACGCCTCGGGGTGGATGTCGGGCAGGTCCGGGTCGGCGTGGCCCGGTCCGACCCGCACGGCGTCCTGGCTACGCCACTGGTCACCCTGGCCCGGGACCGTGCCGTCGCGCCGGAGGCGGTTCCCAGCGACATGGCCGAGCTGGCCGCGCTGGTGACCGAACACGAGGCGGTCGAGGTGGTGGTTGGTCTCCCGGTGAATCTCGCTGGTCGGCAGGGCCCCGCCGCCGTACATGTGCAGGCGTATGTCGGCCGTCTGGTCGAGGTGATTTCGCCTGTGCCGGTGACGCTCGCCGACGAGCGGATGTCGACGGTGGTGGCAAGCCGTAGGCTTGCCGAGCGTGGCGTTCGGGGGCGCCGGCAGCGGGCGGTGGTGGACCAGGCGGCCGCGGTGGAAATCCTGCAGAGCTGGCTCGATGCGCAGCGGAGGCGGATGCAATGATCGACGATCTGGACCCTGATTTCGATACCGATCGGGGAGAGAAGGGCCGGCATCGGCGTGGCTACGTGCGAAAGCGTCAGCGCGAGCGGACGCGCAGCTCGGGTGGAGGGCGCGGCAAGACCGTGCTGGCCCTGCTGCTGACCCTGACTCTGCTCGGCGGCCTCGGCGGTGGTGCCTTCTACGGCTTCGAACGGATCCAGAGCCTTCTCGGTACCCCAGACTACGACGGCTCCGGGACCGAGGCGGTGACGGTCGAGATCCCGGAGGGCGCCCCGATCGCCGCCATCGCGGTCACGCTCTACGAGGCCGGGGTTGTCAAGAGCACCAAGGCATTTGTTGAGGCGGCGGAGGAGAACGACCAGAGCAAGAGCATCCAGCCCGGCCAGTACGAGTTGCGGAGGCAGATGAGTGGCGAGTATGCCGTGGCCGCGATGCTGGACCCGAAGAACCGGATCGTGAACGGGATCACTGTTCCCGAGGGGCGGACCGCGAAGAGCATCTACAAGCTGCTCGCCGAAGAGACCGAGATCCCGGTGGAGGAGTTCGAGGCGGCGGCGAAGGATCCGCTCGCGCTCGGTGTCCCGGAGTGGTGGTTCACGCGCACGGACGACCGGACGGCCGAGCCGTCGATCGAGGGCTTCCTCTTCCCCGACACCTACGAGCTTCCCGCGGAACCCACGGCTGAGTCGATTCTCGCGCTGATGGTGGAGCGATTCCTCACCGTCGCCGAGGAGTTGGAGTTCGTCGACCGGGTGCAGAACGAACGCCAGATCGCGCCCTACGAGGCGCTGATCGTCGCGTCGCTCGCCCAGGCCGAGGCGGGCACTCCGGAGGACCTCGGCAAGGTCGCCCGGGTCGCCTACAACCGGGTCTACGGCGACTTCCAGTGCAACTGCCTGGAGATGGACGTCACGGTCAACTACTACCTCGAGTTGACCGGCCAGGAGACCAAGACCTCGGCCGAGATGACCCAGGACGAGTTGCTTGACACGGAGAGCCCGTACCGCCGCAAGCTCGAGGGCCTGATCCCCACGCCGATCAACAACCCGGGTCAGTTGGCGATGGAAGGCGCCATGGACCCGCCGCCGGGAAAGTGGCTCTTCTTCGTCGCGATCAACAAAGAGGGGGAGTCCGCCTTCGCGGAAACCTACGACGAGCATCTGCGCAACGAGGCCAAGGCGAGGGAGGCGGGTGTCATCTGAGCGCGTGCGGGCGGCGGTGGTCGGTGACCCGATCGCGCACTCCCTCTCCCCGGTGATCCACAACGCCGGCTACGCCGCGGTCGGCCTGCACGACTGGTCGTATACCCGCATCGAGTGTGCCCAGGCGCAGCTGCCGGCCCTGGTTGCCGGCCTGGGCCCGGAGTGGGCGGGGCTCTCGGTCACCATGCCGGGCAAGGAGGCGGCGCTCGCGGTCGCCACGACGGCGTCGCCGGTCGCGGTCGCTGTCGGCGCGGCCAACACCCTGGTACGCCGGCCCAACGGCTCCTGGCACGCGGACAACACCGATGTCGCCGGCATGGTGGAGGTGCTGACCGCCGCCGGGGTTCGTCCGGGGTCGACGCTGACGGTGCTCGGCGCCGGCGGTACCGCCCGGGCGGCGGTGGCCGCGGCGGCGGCGCTGCGCGCCCGGACGGTGACGGTGGTGGCCCGGCGGAAGGCCGCGATCGCCGACCTGCGTCCGGTGGCCGAGACGGTGGGCGTGTCGCTGACCGGAGTTCCCTGGGCCGACGCTGCTGCGGCCTGCTCCGCCGACGTGGTGATCTCAACCGTGCCGGCCGGGGCCGCCGACCCATTGGCCACGGCGGTGGTGTGGCGGCCCACCACTGTGCTCTTCGACGCCCTCTACGACCCCTGGCCGACCTCGCTCGCGTCCGCCGCGCGGACTGCCGGCTGCCGGGTCTGCTCTGGTCTCGATCTGCTGCTGGCCCAGGCGGTCGGCCAGTTCGAGCAGTTCACCGGGGTACCGGCGCCGCGTGCGGCGATGGCCGACGCGCTCACCGCGGCTCGGGCTGGCTGATCCCCGCACCGGCGACTCGTCCCGCGCCAATGGGGCGAACCGGCAGGACCAGTGCCAGCCAATCGGTGGATATCGCTGACGGGGTCGGGCAGGAAAGGATACGCGAGTTCTCACCCTGTGGAGGTCTAGCGTGGCCGGGTTGTCTTTTCGTCGGCGGATTATGGGTCGCCCTGTTCACGCGGCCGTGATCTGCTCGGTGGCCGTCGTCGCCGCGATGGTCGTACCATCCGCGGCTGTCGCCACCGTCCCGCCGGTGCCCGAGACACAGATCCTGGTGTCGAGTGATCCGGTCGACGAGACGCCGCACGCCCGCGACGGCGAGGTCCGTGCCTTCGCGCAGATCGGCTCGATGGTGTACGTCGGGGGCAGCTTCACCGAGATTCGGCAGGACCCGACTGCGGCGTGGGTCAGCCAGCGCTACCTGTTCGGCTACGACAAGACCACCGGGGTGATCTCGACGACCTTTCTGCCGGTGCTCGATGGCGCGGTGAGCTCGTTGGTCGCCGGTCCGAACGACACGTTGATCGTCGGTGGGGCCTTCCGGAACGCCAACGGGGCGTCCCGAAAGAATCTGGTGGCGCTCGACCCGAGTACCGGCGCCACCGTCGAGGGCTGGGTGGGCCGCTCCGACGGCGGCAACGTGCGCGACATGGCGCTGCATGGCGACTGGCTCTACCTGGCGGGCGCCTTCAACTGGGTGAACGGCACCTCGCATGCCGGGCTCGCCCGACTGCATGCCAGCACGGGGGCGATCGACCCGACCTTCGCCATCAACGCCACGGTGGGGCGAAGCGGTACCAGTTCGTACGTCTGGACCATCGACGTCTCACCGGACGGGGAGACGTTGATAGCGGGTGGCAACTTCACCGACGTCAACGGCCTGTCGCGGAACCAGATAGCGCTCCTTGACCTCTCTGGTACGCCGAGCGTTCTCGACTGGAGTACGGAGAAGTTCGTGGCACCGTGCGGTGGGCAGCCAGCTTTCTCCTATCTGCAGGCTG comes from Salinispora tropica CNB-440 and encodes:
- a CDS encoding DUF948 domain-containing protein, whose amino-acid sequence is MDFGEVAALIAAIAFAMLVLILVLPILRLRHTVDAATRMINDLNDRTAPLLGEVNTTVKNVNTALDQVQTSLDGVNLQLAKVDTMTNHAQNITANVANLATVVSAAAASPLVKVAAFGYGVRRATAARRHLETEREVRDTIKQQQRGRRRGRR
- the alaS gene encoding alanine--tRNA ligase; this translates as MKTAEIRRRYLAHFEANGHAVVPSAPLPAISDPNLLFVAAGMMQFVPYFLGQQTAPYKRAVSVQKCLRTPDIDEVGKTSRHGTFFQMNGNFSFGDYFKDEAIPLAWELSTKPVDAGGLGLDPDRIWPTVYLDDDEAFQIWRSVGVPADRIVRRGKADNFWSMGIPGPCGPCSELFYDRGPEYGREGGPEVDEDRYLEFWNLVFMQFERGPGTGKEDYPILGDLPAKNIDTGMGLERMASILQGVDNLYEIDEVRPILAKAAELTGKRYGAHSGQVASESHPDDVRLRVVADHVRTALMLIGDGVIPSNEGRGYVLRRIMRRAIRSIRLLGWQERAMPELLPVARDCMSASYPELATDFGRIADYAYAEEDAFLSTLRAGTTILDTAIAETRTAGRRAISGAKAFQLHDTYGFPIDLTLEIASEQGLQVDAEGFRRLMADQRARAKADAQARKTGHVDLSAYRTVLDEGGPVTFTGYQEVSRESTVRAVLGAASPHAAAVEGETVELVLDTTPFYAEGGGQQPDLGVITVGGGQVEVLDVQQPVPGLIVHRARVLRGEVRVGETGFAEIDTDRRRAISRSHTATHLVHQTMRNFLGESATQAGSLNAPGRLRFDFNTPTGVAPSVLRDVEQQVNEALLADLEVRAFVTSLAEARRIGAMALFGEKYGEQVRVVEVGDYARELCGGTHVGRSGQLGLVKILSESSIGSGVRRVEALVGIDAFNFLAREHLLVARLAELYRVPSDQVAERVEQTVTQLRDAEKELEKLRAQLVLGGAAALAAQASEVRGVAYVGTEAPEGAAGNDVRTLAQEIRSRIDPARPAVVAVAARANGKASLVVAVNPAARSQGLSAADLVKVAFAGRGGGSPELAQGGGLPAAEAPGLLRTVENAIAGA
- the ruvX gene encoding Holliday junction resolvase RuvX yields the protein MAEWSRGVRLGVDVGQVRVGVARSDPHGVLATPLVTLARDRAVAPEAVPSDMAELAALVTEHEAVEVVVGLPVNLAGRQGPAAVHVQAYVGRLVEVISPVPVTLADERMSTVVASRRLAERGVRGRRQRAVVDQAAAVEILQSWLDAQRRRMQ
- the mltG gene encoding endolytic transglycosylase MltG; this translates as MIDDLDPDFDTDRGEKGRHRRGYVRKRQRERTRSSGGGRGKTVLALLLTLTLLGGLGGGAFYGFERIQSLLGTPDYDGSGTEAVTVEIPEGAPIAAIAVTLYEAGVVKSTKAFVEAAEENDQSKSIQPGQYELRRQMSGEYAVAAMLDPKNRIVNGITVPEGRTAKSIYKLLAEETEIPVEEFEAAAKDPLALGVPEWWFTRTDDRTAEPSIEGFLFPDTYELPAEPTAESILALMVERFLTVAEELEFVDRVQNERQIAPYEALIVASLAQAEAGTPEDLGKVARVAYNRVYGDFQCNCLEMDVTVNYYLELTGQETKTSAEMTQDELLDTESPYRRKLEGLIPTPINNPGQLAMEGAMDPPPGKWLFFVAINKEGESAFAETYDEHLRNEAKAREAGVI
- a CDS encoding shikimate dehydrogenase, encoding MSSERVRAAVVGDPIAHSLSPVIHNAGYAAVGLHDWSYTRIECAQAQLPALVAGLGPEWAGLSVTMPGKEAALAVATTASPVAVAVGAANTLVRRPNGSWHADNTDVAGMVEVLTAAGVRPGSTLTVLGAGGTARAAVAAAAALRARTVTVVARRKAAIADLRPVAETVGVSLTGVPWADAAAACSADVVISTVPAGAADPLATAVVWRPTTVLFDALYDPWPTSLASAARTAGCRVCSGLDLLLAQAVGQFEQFTGVPAPRAAMADALTAARAG